One part of the Zerene cesonia ecotype Mississippi chromosome 2, Zerene_cesonia_1.1, whole genome shotgun sequence genome encodes these proteins:
- the LOC119835050 gene encoding trichoplein keratin filament-binding protein — MIRSKPQWQLQALAAQKRDNELRRAEELKKVANYFEKNTNKSRHHEQWTTEGYYEKAKREAELLSERKIRAAQLEERRKKLELMLFQENMQYQQELKALAAQPKLFKNGSYLNKVPTSTLQEINQGIMEKEEQLRKQEAELKLYHAWRLRQPELRAASSYIANGKLKSAWLEQIVEKEVQKKKDDEETRKILQERDEALQKQIQLEEQRLREKELQMRELRNSLEGQIAELSEKETAVKKLRKLEEKERIVLDELQFISNEREREHVKLVAERDTSIINMGLHKFKLKKKVLCVLNEISLDLKMLERIRRAVIKDLESDKEKCINHKRVLDAALHELEEHRERERQRQKNIETMYDGEARQLNEKQDMLWAKEREARSKLMQEVIATLKRQIEEKLEMNIQQQRENVLEREQILGQMDNFHQEVRARERETQLKNTSYSTINTLQSQLNSLKLQREQMDAIASREAELREAAANERKIREEIARTQREGNAQAWT; from the exons ATGATACGATCAAAACCTCAATGGCAGTTGCAAGCTCTGGCAGCGCAAAAGCGTGATAATGAGCTGCGTCGTGCAGAAGAATTAAAGAAGGTAGCCAATTATTTCGAGAAgaatacaaacaaatcaaGACACCATGAACAGTGGACAACTGAAGGATACTACGAAAAGGCTAAAAGAGAAGCTGAATTGTTaagtgaaagaaaaataagagCAGC GCAATTGGAAGAAAGACGGAAGAAACTTGAATTAATGTTGTTTCAAGAAAATATGCAATATCAGCAGGAGTTGAAAGCTTTGGCTGCACaaccaaaattatttaagaatgg TTCTTATCTGAACAAAGTGCCAACATCAACTCTCCAAGAAATAAACCAGGGTATAATGGAAAAAGAGGAGCAACTCAGGAAACAAGAAGCCGAGTTAAAGTTGTATCATGCCTGGCGCCTGAGGCAACCAGAACTGAGAGCTGCTTCCTCTTATATTGCTAATGGAAAGCTGAAATCAGCTTg GCTTGAACAAATTGTGGAAAAAGAAGTACAAAAGAAAAAGGATGATGAAGAAACTCGCAAGATATTGCAAGAGAGAGACGAGGCTTTGCAGAAGCAAATTCAATTAGAAGAGCAAAGACTGAGGGAGAAAGAGCTGCAAATGAGG GAGCTCAGAAATAGTCTTGAAGGACAAATAGCAGAGTTGAGTGAGAAAGAGACGGCTGTTAAGAAATTGCGAAAACTTGAagagaaagaaagaattgTACTTGATGAACtgcaatttatatcaaatgaaagaGAGAGGGAGCATGTAAAGCTTGTGGCAGAAAGAGATACAAGTATAATCAATATGggtttacataaatttaagcTCAAGAAGAAAGTATTATgtgttttgaatgaaataagcTTAGACTTGAAAATGTTAGAAAGAATTAGAAGAGCGGTAATTAAG GATCTGGAATCGGATAAGGAGAAATGCATAAATCATAAGCGGGTCTTAGATGCGGCCTTGCACGAGTTAGAAGAGCACAGGGAGAGAGAGCGTCAAAGACAGAAGAATATTGAAACAATGTACGATGGAGAAGCAAGGCAACTCAATGAAAAACAAGATATG cTATGGGCTAAAGAACGTGAAGCTCGTAGCAAATTAATGCAGGAGGTAATAGCGACTTTGAAGCGGcaaattgaagaaaaattgGAAATGAATATACAGCAACAAAGAGAAAATGTTTTGGAACGAGAGCAGATATTAGGCCAAATGGACAATTTCCACCAAGAAGTGCGCGCTAGAGAGAGGGAAACACAG TTAAAGAACACTTCATATTCTACTATAAACACACTTCAGTCGCAACTGAACAGTCTCAAACTACAAAGGGAGCAGATGGACGCCATAGCCAGCAGAGAGGCAGAGTTGAGAGAAGCGGCGGCTAACGAGAGAAAAATTAGAGAAGAGATTGCTAGAACGCAACGCGAAGGAAATGCTCAAGCTTGGACATGA